The genomic interval CCGGGAAAAGGACGCCGGCGTACGCCTTGAGCGTGCCTATAAACTCGACGACTCCGCGCTCCGCGTTGCCGATGCCTATGCGCGGTGGCTGTCGCGCAACAAGGACGACGCAGCGGCTCTGGCGGTGTATGAGTCGTTCGACAAGAAACTGGCGCGGCATCCGCTGATTCTGGAAGGCATCAAGGAGACCAAGGCCGGCAAGAAACTGCCGCAGCTCGTCAGTTCGCCGCAAACCGGCGCCGCCGAAGCTCTTTACGGCATTGGCGCGTCTCTGACCCGGCGCGGCGGCGAGGATCTCGCGCTGGTCTATCTGCAACTCGCGCTTTATCTCGCGCCCAATCATCCGATGGCGCTGTTGTCGCTCGCCGACCTCTATGAATCGGTGAAGAAGCCGGAGATGGCGATCGGCGTCTATCAGCGCGTACCTGCCAATTCGCCACTGAAGCGCAATGCGCAGGTTCAACTCGCGACCGACCTCGATGCCGTCGATCGCAGCGACGAGGCGATCAAGATTCTCAAGGATGTCACGGAGCAGGACCCGAAGGACCTTGAAGCTATCATGGCGCTCGGCAACATCGAGCGCGGTCACAAGAAGTTCGCCGATTGCACAAAGACCTACGCCAAAGGCATCGACGTGATCGCCGAGGCGAAGGACAAGCCGAACTGGGTCTACTACTATTTCCGTGGCATCTGCGAAGAGCGGTCGAAGAACTGGGACAAAGCGGAAGTCGACATGAAGAAGGCGCTCGAGATTCAGCCCGAGCAGCCGCACGTGTTGAACTATCTCGGCTACTCCTGGATCGATCGCGGCCTCAACCTCGACGAAGCCATGAAGATGATCAAGCGCGCCGTCGATCAGCGGCCGGACGACGGCTATATCGTCGACAGCCTTGGCTGGGCCTATTACCGCATCGGTAACTACGAGGAGGCGGTCAAGACGCTCGAGCGCGCCATCAACCTCAAGCCGGAGGATCCGACGGTGAACGATCACCTCGGCGACGCTTACTGGCGCGTTGGGCGGACGCTGGAGGCGAAATTCC from Nitrobacter sp. NHB1 carries:
- a CDS encoding tetratricopeptide repeat protein, with amino-acid sequence MLSIRFNRLAMAVAAATSLVLSGPLAAQTPEHPTDTAQFPSAHDLRTMTRAGSYLAARHASVERDAKSAAAFYRSALRTDPKNNELLDRAFISSLAEGEIAAAVKLADRILTVDKSNRVARLVIGVHYLKLKKYAAARKNINQSVRGPITDLVATLLSGWADYGAGNVKQAVANIDKLTGPEWYPIFKDLHSGMLLDLAGREKDAGVRLERAYKLDDSALRVADAYARWLSRNKDDAAALAVYESFDKKLARHPLILEGIKETKAGKKLPQLVSSPQTGAAEALYGIGASLTRRGGEDLALVYLQLALYLAPNHPMALLSLADLYESVKKPEMAIGVYQRVPANSPLKRNAQVQLATDLDAVDRSDEAIKILKDVTEQDPKDLEAIMALGNIERGHKKFADCTKTYAKGIDVIAEAKDKPNWVYYYFRGICEERSKNWDKAEVDMKKALEIQPEQPHVLNYLGYSWIDRGLNLDEAMKMIKRAVDQRPDDGYIVDSLGWAYYRIGNYEEAVKTLERAINLKPEDPTVNDHLGDAYWRVGRTLEAKFQWAHARDLKPEPDELPKIEAKIENGLPADETPAAASADKKKEDGKGG